The window AAACGAACTCAGAATTTCATCAACAGAAGTGCCCCCAAGCCACATTTCCCGCGCCTTGGAAACATGCTCCCTGTCTGCGCCGGAAATATGAAGAAACCGGACACGGGGAGGAAGATAGAAGTCAGCCAGATTGGCCTTGTAGTACGCTTCCGCTTCCTGAGAAGTCAGCTTGATACGGGGACGCAGGATGTCAGACTTAAGAGTCTCCATGGCCAGCTGCTGACGAAGTCGGGAGCGCCAGACTTCGATATCAATATACTCTTCGACAAGCGTTTTTTCGAACTGGCCTTCAGGGTAATCCGCCCTGATCGTGGCCTCGGCCGCCGTCACATCAGCATCCGTCACACTCAGTCCGACACGGGCAAGCGCCTGATCAACCAACTCGTTGACGATAAGACGGGAAAGTACATTGCCGTAGTCTTCCCGTAACGCGTCAACGGCTGGTACCATGCCGCCCGACCAACTCAGGTTGTTCAAATCATAAAGAGCCTCGAGCTGGGCAAGATAGATTGGTTTGCCGTTGACCGTGGCAACCACTCCCTCCTGCTCCATATCCTTGGAGCAGCCGCAGAAAACAAGCACTGCCAGCAGCAGCAGCGTGAGGGTTAGATACTTGTTGGGCATTACTGGTCCTTATTTCTTCAGAATGAGGGGCTCAAGCTCGGCCCGGGCGTGTTGCAGCCGTTCACGGACATCTGCTCCGGACTCCATACGAAACTCCAGACAGGCCGGGGGCACGAGCCGAGCCTGCGAAGCATGGGAGCTTACCCATTCCACAAGGGCTGCCGGGGAAACGGCATCCGACTTTTCACCCCATACAAGGCGTACCTTGTCCTTGAATATATCGGCCCGCTGTACCTGCATGGACATGAGGAAGCGCTTAAACAGGAGCACACCAAGAAAGTTGGACAATTCTTCCGGCAAGGGCCCGAAGCGGTCCCGCATCTCCAACTCAAGATCCTGCAGCATCACGGCGTCCACTGCCGATGAAAGCATTTTGTAGAAACGAAGCCGCTCGCGGCCATCCGTAATGTAATTTTCAGGAATATGGGCGTTGAGGCCGATATTGAGTTCTGTTTCCACGGCGATAAGAGACTCTTCTCCCTTAAGCCGTCTCACTTCCTCTTCCAGCATTTCCAGATACAAGTCCAGCCCCACACGGGCCATCTGTCCGGATTGCGCTTCACCAAGGATGTTACCGGAGCCGCGCAGACGCAAATCTTCCATGGCCACCTGGAAACCAGCTCCAAGGTAATCCATCTCCAAAATGATTCTGAGACGCTTTCTGGCGATATCTGGCACTGTTTCAAGGTTATTTACCACAAACACCGCATGCGCCTGAACATCCGAACGCCCTACTCTGCCCCGCAACTGGTACAGCTGCCCAAGGCCGAACATCTGGGCCTGATCAACTATCAAGGTGTTGGCCCGCGGGAAGTCGAGACCGGATTCCACAATGGCTGTACATACCAGTACGTCCAGTTCTCCATGCCAGAACTTGTGCATGGTGGTTTCCAGATCCTTCTCCGACATCTGGCCGTGTGCCTGTCCGAGTCGGGCTTCCGGCACCAGCTGACGGACATATTCCGCCACCCGCTCCAGGCCC is drawn from Desulfovibrio mangrovi and contains these coding sequences:
- a CDS encoding peptidylprolyl isomerase gives rise to the protein MPNKYLTLTLLLLAVLVFCGCSKDMEQEGVVATVNGKPIYLAQLEALYDLNNLSWSGGMVPAVDALREDYGNVLSRLIVNELVDQALARVGLSVTDADVTAAEATIRADYPEGQFEKTLVEEYIDIEVWRSRLRQQLAMETLKSDILRPRIKLTSQEAEAYYKANLADFYLPPRVRFLHISGADREHVSKAREMWLGGTSVDEILSSFDGIAIRELRMRVNMMPVNWKSTFDKLKEGESSAVFSGDNGFEVLVLLENLPEKVLGPSHAYPLVEKVLLEQKLQAEFDEWLKSELAKADIRISSLLLHSAEEKAAEEKAADGAAKGKEVPSAGQDAKAQ